In Punica granatum isolate Tunisia-2019 unplaced genomic scaffold, ASM765513v2 Contig00635, whole genome shotgun sequence, the sequence ggGAAGAAAATATCTCTATTTATATCACTTGGTATTCTGTTCTTATATCTGTTTGATCAGCTGTGTAATTGTTGAGGATGGGAAAGTAATTGCATCGGGAAGAAATCGAACTAATGAGACAAGAAATGTAAGTCAACTGCCATGTGGTTCCCTTAATTGTTCAATAATCTTTTTTCTCGGTTTTTCCTATCTAGTGCCATGTGCCTTGTGGTTCCCTTAATTGTTCaataattcttcttcttcttaagCCAGAAATTTCCACTTTTTCTTAGGCCTAGCACGAgctttaaaaatttaaatgaacTTCCACTTTTGTTCCCCATATAGCGTCTGTTAGTTtttcgttattattattattattattattttttctgatG encodes:
- the LOC116191948 gene encoding tRNA-specific adenosine deaminase TAD2-like; the encoded protein is MASSGEQQERCPAAAADSLSFMELAVQQAKLALESLEVPVGCVIVEDGKVIASGRNRTNETRNVSQLPCGSLNCSIIFFLGFSYLVPCALWFP